A window of Pectobacterium carotovorum genomic DNA:
ACACCACTGTCGACGTCAACGCCTTCGATGCGGCAGTTTTCTGCACCAAAGACATCGGTGAATGCCAGAGTAATAGCCTTAATCTTTGCCGGGTTGGTAGTTGCAGCAACAACGTGATACATAACAGTTTCGTACCTTTAGTTAATTTGACGCAGTATAACGGAAAATAACCATGTTACAGGTATATCTTGTTCGCCACGGCGAAACGGAATGGAATGTGGCTCGACGTATTCAAGGTCAATCGGACAGTGCGCTGACGCCAAGAGGTGAGCAACAGGCACAGCAAGTTGCTGGACGAATCAGGACGTTAGGGATTACGCATATTTTTACCAGCGATCTCGGAAGAACGCGTCAGACGACAGAAATCATCGCTAAATCTTGTGGTGATTGCCAGATAATCCTGGAGCCCGGGTTACGTGAATTGAACATGGGCGTCTTAGAAGCCCGCGATTTGGATTCACTGACCGACGGGGAAGAAAGGTGGCGTAAAGGGCTGGTGGATGGCACGCCCGATGGCCGCATCCCAGAAGGCGAGTCGATGGTTGATGTGGCATTGCGCATGCACGGTGTTCTGGAACGTTGTCTGGCGTTGCCAGCGGGAAGTCGTCCTTTGCTGGTTAGCCACGGGATGGCGCTGGGGTGCTTGCTGAGTACGGTTCTGGGGTTACCCGCATCGGCTGAACGGCGCTTGCGTCTGCGCAACTGTTCCCTGTCGCGCATTGATTATCAGCAAAGCCCGTGGCTAGCACCCGGATGGGTGGTGGAAACGGCCGGAGATATTTCGCATTTGGATATTCCGGCACTGGATGAGTTACAGCGCTGAGAGCGGCTCGGTATGTTGGATGGGGATAAAATACTCGCAGCGGATGATAGCGGGTATTTCCCCGTCTGTATCGCGGTTAGGGTGAAAACGCTCGGCATCAAACCCTTTGCGGCGCGTGAGCTGAAAGGTCGGCAGACAGGTGTCATACAGGCTGATAATAAAATCCTGTAGCTCGTCATTTGGCCCTTCAAAAACAAACATCGCGTAGTCGCCGCCCGGTAGCGTGACGGGCTCGCCAGTGTGGACGTCATCGGGCAGATACTGTGGCTCCAGCGCGGTGGTGTAGAGCACTTCGTGTTCGTCGTCTTTCTCTTTACTCGGCCGTGAATGATGCAACCCGTAAAGTACGGGAGGAACGGAGCAGGTCTCTCCTAAAAACTGACGCCAGTAGTGGACGCGAATTTCCGTACGGAAGTTACAAATCTGCTCCAGACGGCAGTTATAGGTTTGCGTTAGCCCAAGCAACTGTGTCTCTGGCAGCGTGATAAACTGCGGCTGCGGCAGCGTAAACGCACCGAGTCGGATCGGCGGACGAAGGCCAAAAGTATTCCAGTTATCGGAACGACGATAAGACGCTGGCGTTTGGGTAAACTGCTTTTTAAACGCGCGGGTAAACGTCTGTTGTGAATCAAAACGGTATTGCAGGGCAATATCCAGGAT
This region includes:
- the gpmB gene encoding 2,3-diphosphoglycerate-dependent phosphoglycerate mutase GpmB, with product MLQVYLVRHGETEWNVARRIQGQSDSALTPRGEQQAQQVAGRIRTLGITHIFTSDLGRTRQTTEIIAKSCGDCQIILEPGLRELNMGVLEARDLDSLTDGEERWRKGLVDGTPDGRIPEGESMVDVALRMHGVLERCLALPAGSRPLLVSHGMALGCLLSTVLGLPASAERRLRLRNCSLSRIDYQQSPWLAPGWVVETAGDISHLDIPALDELQR
- the robA gene encoding MDR efflux pump AcrAB transcriptional activator RobA; this encodes MDQAGIIRDLLNWLESHLDQPLSLDNVAAKAGYSKWHLQRMFKDVTGHAIGSYIRARRLTKAAVALCLTSRPILDIALQYRFDSQQTFTRAFKKQFTQTPASYRRSDNWNTFGLRPPIRLGAFTLPQPQFITLPETQLLGLTQTYNCRLEQICNFRTEIRVHYWRQFLGETCSVPPVLYGLHHSRPSKEKDDEHEVLYTTALEPQYLPDDVHTGEPVTLPGGDYAMFVFEGPNDELQDFIISLYDTCLPTFQLTRRKGFDAERFHPNRDTDGEIPAIIRCEYFIPIQHTEPLSAL